A section of the Schistosoma haematobium chromosome ZW, whole genome shotgun sequence genome encodes:
- the TTC14_1 gene encoding Tetratricopeptide repeat protein 14 (EggNog:ENOG410VBID~COG:S), protein MTTFGAKLEHLLCSRAEIISRMHRPPPAEGNDLERLLNLPPNTNPSVQAPPPNVPVWPDEQAAAFCAVAPPIETFMDVPDEIRRDQFYATCRRDDVLVGVISVIQDSGLVVSVLAYDQGPRRDFEGLKITGFCPLRQLPRYNAHGNALDAFQIGDKVRAFILDIHGGGRLILSMNAKMLNRDTYGDLKLGIITDDDMPLYYKKLQNLDGKSYEAYLESTPQFRNPDGLQVLCARMGIPRSSACSLLFCINKIRLPKSEMACELRRTQLLNFSMKHVAQGVKYFKESRNTEALQCYNFAIEVEPTNPDAYVARGALYASIGTYTKAVEDLEKSLEIQPNHVNAKNYLVQTLVAYAGEIGRKEISKAEQLINRALKLDPDNNEARDALKELQTNGSFSTNKDAGLRSWSRTPSPRGSSRNVGNKRDHTPLSPTAVRPSAGYATHMERSRAALEQLVEEDRSRRAAKEANRQNHAPDQSPPGFLSPNPSHERRRGDYYRDDIKSAGGGNAAMDKTNMDRGDLSKIVITRNRSGRIIRCKDDDEMGDESNRSEGLWKRSYDDNRNGPDNSKRSRADGESEYRSTRRVFTPPRNAREGEHGSLTVYENENDLPMTSKSLQERVQARLRAIERRHQLEEGNNPGTTEVTNGAPTGQDKNREGSLAVGDDAPPSESPKGDRGHFRGNGPSSADRRSGGSFQRPEYHGSRGSGYYGRNRPRGGPRWRNQWDDYRLRRNNWHNHRYDDRRRDGPSARSGSASNFERRRKRYGTSGSAERSPRSSRSRSRSRSHVSKSRSRSYSRSPRSSPRSPSHSPIRPGARGRVISRARIKTPPLAPLVTSFRRSESDENLAELDQFVAQLKAKRQLQQQYQQQQYMAQFQEMQGPIVNTAVVSQTQQDYQQMELESGQNSPSKGDGAPANNECLYSDKDDTQNDYNYSRHQQDSPEPPQAQSPPPLDDSMREDNVVENAA, encoded by the exons ACGTGTCGACGTGATGATGTATTAGTGGGTGTTATCAGTGTTATACAGGATTCCGGTCTTGTAGTCTCTGTCCTGGCATATGATCAAGGACCTCGGCGGGATTTTGAAGGTCTAAAGATCACG GGCTTTTGTCCGTTGAGACAACTTCCGCGATATAATGCTCACGGAAACGCTTTGGATGCTTTTCAAATAGGTGACAAAGTTCGTG CATTTATTCTTGACATTCATGGAGGTGGACGTCTAATATTAAGCATGAATGCGAAGATGCTTAATCGTGATACTTATGGGGATCTGAAACTT GGTATCATAACTGATGATGATATGCCTCTATATTACAA GAAACTTCAGAATTTGGATGGCAAATCGTATGAAGCCTACCTTGAATCAACACCACAATTTCGCAACCCAGATGGCCTTCAAGTTCTGTGCGCACGCATGGGGATACCACGTTCATCAGCATGTAGTCTTCTCTTTTGTATTAATAA AATCCGATTACCAAAATCAGAGATGGCTTGTGAGCTTAGACGTACCCAGTTGCTGAATTTTTCAATGAAACA TGTCGCCCAAGGTGTAAAATATTTCAAGGAAAGCCGAAATACTGAAGCTTTACAGTGTTACAATTTTGCAATTGAAGTTGAACCAACTAATCCTGACGCCTATGTTGCCCGTGGTGCTCT CTATGCCTCAATCGGTACGTACACAAAGGCAGTGGAGGATTTGGAGAAAAGTCTTGAAATCCAACCAAATCATGTTAATGCTAAAAATTATCTGGTTCAGACGCTAGTTGCGTATGCTGGCGA AATTGGGCGTAAGGAAATAAGCAAGGCAGAACAATTAATAAATCGGGCACTTAAGTTGGATCCTGACAATAATGAAGCTCGAGATGCACTGAAAGAACTTCAAACTAACGGATCTTTCTCTACTAACAAGGATGCTGGTTTG CGATCCTGGTCACGAACGCCTTCTCCACGCGGTTCAAGTCGAAACGTGGGTAACAAACGTGACCACACTCCTCTTTCTCCAACTGCAGTTCGTCCGAGTGCGGGTTACGCCACTCATATGGAACGTAGTAGAGCTGCTCTAGAACAGCTTGTTGAAGAAGATCGTAGTCGACGTGCTGCTAAAGAGGCTAATCGTCAAAACCACGCACCTGACCAAAGCCCTCCAGGATTTTTGTCTCCCA ATCCCTCTCACGAACGACGAAGAGGAGATTACTATCGCGATGAT ATAAAATCTGCTGGTGGTGGTAATGCTGCTATGGACAAAACGAATATGGATCGTGGTGACCTGTCTAAAATTGTAATTACTCGCAACCGA TCCGGACGTATTATACGCTGCAAAGATGATGACGAGATGGGTGATGAGTCAAACAG GTCAGAAGGCTTATGGAAACGTTCCTATGATGATAATCGAAATG GTCCGGATAATTCGAAAAGAAGTCGAGCAGATGGGGAATCAGAATATCGAAGCACAAGACGA GTATTTACACCTCCACGAAATGCACGTGAAGGAGAACATGGTTCTCTTACTGTATATGAGAATGAAAATGATCTTCCTATGACTTCTAAAAGTCTTCAAGAGCGTGTTCAAGCTCGTTTACGTGCTATAGAACGACGCCACCAACTGGAAGAAGGAAACAATCCTGGAACTACTGAAGTTACTAACGGCGCACCTACTGGTCAGGATAAAAATCGTGAAGGTTCTCTTGCAGTCGGAGATGATGCCCCACCATCTGAATCTCCTAAAGGTGATCGAGGACACTTTCGTGGGAATGGTCCATCAAGTGCTGATCGTCGATCAGGTGGCTCATTTCAGCGTCCTGAATATCATGGTAGCCGCGGCAGTGGATACTATGGAAGAAATCGTCCTCGTGGAGGTCCCCGATGGCGTAATCAATGGGATGATTATCGTTTGCGCCGAAATAACTGGCATAATCATCg TTATGATGACCGTAGACGTGATGGTCCGTCGGCTAGATCGGGCAGTGCCAGTAACTTTGAACGTCGCAGAAAACGTTATGGAACATCTGGATCTGCTGAGCGCTCACCTCGGTCTTCTCGTTCACGTTCGAGGTCACGATCACACGTTTCTAAAAGTCGATCACGTTCATATTCTCGGAGCCCTCGATCATCACCTCGATCGCCATCACATTCACCAATTCGACCTGGTGCTCGTGGAAG AGTAATATCTCGTGCTCGCATAAAAACTCCCCCTCTTGCCCCACTAGTTACAAGTTTCAGGCGTAGTGAATCAGATGAAAACCTAGCTGAATTAGACCAATTTGTTGCACAGTTGAAAGCTAAAAGACAGTTACAACAgcaatatcaacaacaacagtATATGGCTCAGTTCCAAGAGATGCAAGGTCCAATAGTCAACACTGCGGTTGTTTCTCAAACTCAGCAAGATTATCAGCAAATGGAATTAGAATCTGGACAAAATAGTCCATCTAAAGGTGATGGTGCTCCTGCAAATAATGAATGCCTTTATTCAGATAAAGATGATACACAAAATGATTACAACTATAGTCGTCATCAACAAGATTCTCCAGAACCTCCTCAAGCACAATCTCCACCTCCACTTGATGATTCTATGAGGGAAGATAATGTTGTTGAGAACGCGGCTTAA